The DNA window CCGCGCCGAAATGCGGCACGTAACAGTCGCTAATAAAAAAGGGCCCTTGCGGGCCCTTTATCGTATTGGGCGATGGGGGACTTGAACCTCCGACCTCCTGCTTGTAAGGCAGGCGCTCTAGCCAACTGAGCTAATCGCCCGACGCCATTAGTATAATGAAAAAAGGGCTTAATAGTCAACCTAAAATTCCCCGACGTGTTATTACCACATAAAAATGTCACATAATTCCCGAGTAATAATGTCACAAGGGGTTAGAGGTGGCGGCCAACTTCCGGTAGAGTTTGAGGGAAGGGATGCGGTCGAAGTCGGGGGCAGGGCCCTTAGTTTTAGGGAAGGAGACCAGGAGGCGATTTTGGTAGTAGATGCGGATCTGGCCATTGAGGAGTTCGCGGACTTCGACGGAGGCCTTGGCATAGGAGGCGCGGTAGGGGTTGGGAGGTATCTGGAGGGTGCGGCCGTGGAAGGAGATGGTGTTGTCGGGTTTGACGACGCGATGGTCTTTAAGGGCACACACGGCGTCGAGGTCTAGGTCGGAAGGCAGGGGACGCCAGGCGGGCTGAGGGTCGTCCGGGGCCCGGGCGAAGCGGCGGTTGTAAGCGGGGACGAAGCGGCGGAGGGAGCTATTGGCCGCGTTGAGGTCGGCCACGTTGGCGAGGCGGAGTTCGGCGCGGAGGCGGTCTTGGAGGGTGCGGAAGGCGCGTTCGATGCGGCCTTTGGCCTGGGGGGAGTTGGCGGCGATGTAGTGTATGTTGAGCTCTTGCAAGGCGCGGGAGAACTGGGTGGCGGGTTCCAGGCCGCGGAGCTGTTCTTCTATGGTAGGTTCGCGGTTCGTTTGGAAGATGGAGTGTTTATCGGCGTAAAGCGCCAGGGGACGGCCGTAGCGGCGGCAGAGTTGGCGTAGCATTTTAAGATAAGCCACGGTGGTCTCGCGTCTTTCGAAATGGGCGTAGAGGATCTTTTTGGTGGCGTCGTCCACGGCCACGACGAGGGCGATGTACTCCTCGCCGAGCCAGGGGTGCGGGCTGGCGTCGGCCTGGACGAGCGCCCCTTCGGCGGGCCAGGGTGGACGACGGCTGCGGTGCCCAGGGCTTCGGCGAGAGTGCTTCGGCGGGATGCCGTCGGCCCGTAGGAGCTTGCGTACCGTTTCGCGACCCACGACTATCCCCTCTACCTCGTTAAGCTTCTCGGTGAAGTGGACGTCGTTGAAGTCGCCGTAGACGTTGGTTCTGAGTTCCACGATGCGGTCGCGGGTTGTGGCCGCGAGGGTCCGTGGGGAGGGACGGCCCCGCAACCGGTGGGCCAATGCATCAGCGCCCCCTTCCCGGTAACGCCGCCACAGCCGCCAAAACTGCCTGGCCGTTACCCCCAGCGCCACCGCCGCCTCTTGGTACCGAATCGCTTTCTTCTCGTAAAGGCTTAGTACCTGAAACCGGCGCAATTCTCGCTCCTTTAAATACGTCTTCCTCTCCATGATGTGACATTATTACTTGGGAGCTCCTTGTGCCATTATTATATGGGAACCACACCTAAAATTCCCCGACGTTGCGGATTCGTAAAGGCCGTGGTAAAATATACCTCGTGCGGTTATATTTTCGCATCTTCGTTTTATTGAACTTAAGCGTCGGTGCGGCCTTCGCCG is part of the bacterium genome and encodes:
- a CDS encoding ISNCY family transposase, which codes for MERKTYLKERELRRFQVLSLYEKKAIRYQEAAVALGVTARQFWRLWRRYREGGADALAHRLRGRPSPRTLAATTRDRIVELRTNVYGDFNDVHFTEKLNEVEGIVVGRETVRKLLRADGIPPKHSRRSPGHRSRRPPWPAEGALVQADASPHPWLGEEYIALVVAVDDATKKILYAHFERRETTVAYLKMLRQLCRRYGRPLALYADKHSIFQTNREPTIEEQLRGLEPATQFSRALQELNIHYIAANSPQAKGRIERAFRTLQDRLRAELRLANVADLNAANSSLRRFVPAYNRRFARAPDDPQPAWRPLPSDLDLDAVCALKDHRVVKPDNTISFHGRTLQIPPNPYRASYAKASVEVRELLNGQIRIYYQNRLLVSFPKTKGPAPDFDRIPSLKLYRKLAATSNPL